In one window of Streptomyces showdoensis DNA:
- a CDS encoding cytochrome P450 family protein has translation MSVIDLGEYGADFTANPYPYYAKLRAQGPVHEVLTPDGMPAWLVVGYEEVRAALADQRLSKSFSAFGMPLPEEEIIGPNLLIVDPPDHTRLRKLVAGEFTGRRVEALRPRIQRLTDELLDAMEPDGRADLVDSFAFPLPITVICELLGVPAADRDSFRAWSNELVAPTGALGDQEAAVEGFGGYLDALIEDKRAAGPADDLLSALITTRAEDGDRLSLPELRALAYLLLIAGHETTVNLISNTVRALLTHPEQLAALRADFGLIDAAVEEGLRYDGPVENATLRFAPEALTLGGTEIPAGAIVLIGLAAGARDPGRFPDPDRFDIHRDPRGHLAFGHGIHFCLGAPLARLEGKIAIRTLVERFPRLELDPEAGPLEWLPGMLIRGARRLPVVW, from the coding sequence ATGTCCGTCATCGATCTGGGGGAGTACGGCGCGGACTTCACCGCGAACCCGTACCCCTACTACGCCAAGCTCCGCGCGCAGGGGCCCGTCCACGAGGTCCTGACCCCGGACGGCATGCCGGCCTGGCTGGTCGTCGGGTACGAGGAGGTCCGCGCCGCCCTCGCCGACCAGCGGCTCTCCAAGTCCTTCTCCGCCTTCGGCATGCCCCTGCCCGAGGAGGAGATCATCGGGCCGAACCTGCTCATCGTCGACCCGCCGGACCACACCCGGCTGCGCAAGCTGGTCGCGGGCGAGTTCACCGGCCGCCGGGTCGAGGCGCTGCGCCCGCGCATCCAGCGGCTGACCGACGAGCTGCTGGACGCGATGGAGCCGGACGGCCGCGCCGACCTCGTCGACTCCTTCGCCTTCCCGCTGCCCATCACCGTCATCTGCGAGCTGCTCGGCGTCCCCGCAGCCGACCGCGACTCCTTCCGCGCCTGGTCCAACGAACTGGTCGCGCCCACCGGCGCGCTGGGCGACCAGGAGGCGGCCGTCGAGGGCTTCGGCGGCTACCTCGACGCGCTCATCGAGGACAAGCGGGCCGCCGGCCCCGCCGACGACCTGCTCTCCGCCCTCATCACCACCCGCGCCGAGGACGGCGACCGGCTCTCCCTGCCCGAACTGCGGGCCCTCGCCTACCTGCTGCTCATCGCGGGCCACGAGACCACCGTCAACCTGATCTCCAACACGGTGCGCGCCCTGCTCACGCACCCGGAGCAACTGGCGGCCCTGCGCGCCGACTTCGGCCTGATCGACGCCGCCGTCGAGGAGGGCCTCCGCTACGACGGCCCGGTGGAGAACGCCACCCTCCGCTTCGCCCCCGAGGCGCTCACCCTCGGCGGCACCGAGATCCCCGCCGGCGCGATCGTCCTGATCGGCCTCGCCGCCGGCGCCCGCGACCCGGGCCGCTTCCCGGACCCGGACCGCTTCGACATCCACCGCGACCCGCGCGGCCACCTCGCCTTCGGCCACGGCATCCACTTCTGCCTGGGGGCCCCGCTCGCCCGCCTGGAAGGCAAGATAGCGATTCGGACACTCGTCGAACGCTTCCCGCGGCTCGAACTCGACCCCGAGGCCGGCCCGCTGGAGTGGCTCCCCGGCATGCTGATCCGCGGCGCGCGCCGTCTGCCGGTCGTATGGTGA
- a CDS encoding dihydrofolate reductase family protein: MATLSLTQFLTLDGVHQAPGGPEEDPSGGFDLGGWSVPYGDEDFGRFITEVFERPTAFLLGRRTYEIFAGYWPRQADPADPVATKLNALPKYVASHTLTTADWNGTTVLSGDVAKEVAALKERLDGEIQMHGSAGLAKTLMAHDLIDTLHLAVFPVVLGKGMRLFADGATPSAFRLTAARTTAAGVAIQTYERAGRPAYGSY; encoded by the coding sequence ATGGCCACCCTGAGCCTCACCCAGTTCCTCACCCTCGACGGCGTCCACCAGGCCCCCGGCGGCCCCGAGGAGGACCCCAGCGGCGGCTTCGACCTCGGCGGCTGGTCCGTCCCGTACGGGGACGAGGACTTCGGCCGCTTCATCACCGAGGTCTTCGAACGGCCCACCGCCTTCCTCCTCGGCCGCCGCACCTACGAGATCTTCGCCGGCTACTGGCCGCGGCAGGCCGACCCGGCCGACCCCGTCGCGACCAAGCTCAACGCCCTCCCCAAGTACGTCGCCTCGCACACCCTCACCACCGCCGACTGGAACGGCACCACCGTGCTCTCCGGCGACGTGGCGAAGGAGGTCGCCGCCCTCAAGGAGCGGCTCGACGGCGAGATCCAGATGCACGGCAGCGCCGGACTCGCCAAGACCCTGATGGCGCACGACCTCATCGACACCCTCCACCTGGCCGTGTTCCCGGTCGTCCTCGGCAAGGGCATGCGGCTCTTCGCCGACGGCGCCACCCCGAGCGCCTTCCGGCTCACCGCCGCCCGCACCACGGCCGCCGGGGTCGCCATCCAGACGTACGAGCGGGCCGGCCGCCCCGCGTACGGGAGTTACTGA
- a CDS encoding IclR family transcriptional regulator codes for MPTSSASTTDAAKPAAASGGVQSLERAFDLLERMADAGGEVGLSELSASSGLPLPTIHRLMRTLVACGYVRQQPNRRYALGPRLIRLGESASRLLGTWARPYLARLVEETGETANMALLDGDEIVYVAQVPSKHSMRMFTEVGRRVLPHSTGVGKALLAYTPADEVRALLARTGMPAATEKTITTPEGFLDALAAVRETGYAVDDNEQEIGVRCLAVSVPDSPTAAAISISGPAGRVTEAATEKIVPILQQVAEELSAALANTSGTAQG; via the coding sequence GTGCCGACGTCCAGCGCCAGCACCACCGACGCCGCCAAGCCCGCCGCCGCGAGCGGTGGCGTCCAGTCCCTCGAGCGTGCCTTCGACCTCCTGGAGCGGATGGCCGACGCAGGCGGCGAGGTCGGGCTGAGTGAGCTCTCCGCCAGCAGCGGGCTTCCGCTGCCCACCATCCACCGCCTGATGCGCACCCTCGTGGCCTGCGGCTACGTCCGCCAGCAGCCCAACCGCCGGTACGCGCTGGGCCCCCGGTTGATCCGCCTCGGCGAGTCGGCCTCCCGCCTGCTCGGCACCTGGGCCCGGCCGTACCTGGCCCGGCTCGTCGAGGAGACCGGCGAGACGGCGAACATGGCGCTGCTCGACGGCGACGAGATCGTGTACGTGGCTCAGGTGCCGTCCAAGCACTCGATGCGCATGTTCACCGAGGTGGGCCGGCGGGTGCTGCCGCACTCCACGGGCGTCGGCAAGGCGCTGCTCGCCTACACCCCGGCGGACGAGGTCCGCGCCCTGCTCGCCCGTACGGGCATGCCGGCCGCCACCGAGAAGACCATCACCACGCCCGAGGGCTTCCTCGACGCGCTCGCCGCGGTGCGCGAGACCGGGTACGCGGTCGACGACAACGAGCAGGAGATAGGGGTCCGCTGCCTGGCGGTCTCCGTCCCCGACTCCCCCACCGCGGCGGCGATCTCGATCTCCGGCCCGGCGGGACGCGTGACGGAGGCGGCGACCGAGAAGATCGTGCCGATCCTCCAGCAGGTGGCCGAGGAGCTGTCGGCGGCCCTGGCCAACACGTCGGGCACCGCGCAGGGCTGA
- a CDS encoding ABC transporter ATP-binding protein: MTTDNGLVLDDVTLTYPDGDGRLTALDAVSLDVPAGTLTAVVGPSGSGKSSLLAVAATLVTPDSGRVVVAGTDVGPLTPAAKAELRREKIGIVFQQPNLLPSLGALEQLEVMAHLSGRMGRESRQRALGLLDAVGLAEAAHKRPHQLSGGQRQRVNIARALMNEPSVLLVDEPTSALDHERGAAVMELLAGLTRERGTATVLVTHDRTHLGRADRVATVRDGRLTEDARV; the protein is encoded by the coding sequence ATGACCACGGACAACGGCCTCGTCCTCGACGACGTGACCCTGACCTATCCGGACGGCGACGGCCGGCTGACCGCCCTCGACGCGGTCTCCCTGGACGTCCCCGCGGGCACCCTGACCGCCGTGGTCGGCCCCTCGGGCTCCGGCAAGTCCAGCCTGCTCGCGGTGGCCGCGACGCTGGTGACCCCGGACAGCGGCCGGGTCGTGGTGGCCGGCACGGACGTCGGTCCGCTCACCCCGGCGGCCAAGGCGGAGCTGCGGCGGGAGAAGATCGGCATCGTCTTCCAGCAGCCCAACCTGCTGCCCTCGCTCGGCGCGCTGGAGCAGCTGGAGGTGATGGCGCACCTGTCCGGGCGGATGGGCCGGGAGTCGCGGCAGCGGGCCCTGGGGCTGCTCGACGCGGTCGGCCTCGCCGAGGCGGCGCACAAGCGCCCGCACCAGCTCTCCGGCGGCCAGCGCCAGCGGGTGAACATCGCCCGGGCCCTGATGAACGAGCCCTCGGTCCTCCTGGTCGACGAGCCGACCAGCGCGCTGGACCACGAGCGCGGGGCGGCCGTCATGGAGCTCCTGGCCGGCCTCACGCGCGAGCGCGGCACGGCGACGGTCCTGGTCACCCACGACCGCACCCACCTGGGGCGCGCGGACCGGGTGGCGACGGTGCGGGACGGGCGGCTGACGGAGGACGCGCGGGTGTGA
- a CDS encoding SDR family NAD(P)-dependent oxidoreductase, giving the protein MSSMSGKAVLVTGGSRGVGAATAVRFAREGADVAFTYVQGEDRAREVAARIEAAGGKALALRADAGSAGDAAGAVEWAADALGRLDVLVNNVGVGVLGPLETLTLAEVDRVLAVNVRAAFLASQAAVARMERGGRIVTVGTCMTQRVPGPGGTLYATSKAALVGLTKALARELGDRGITANIVHPGPTDTDMNPADGPYAGPQIQLTALGRFGTAEEVAAVVTFLAGPDAAYVTGAEFSVDGGHAA; this is encoded by the coding sequence ATGTCCAGCATGAGCGGCAAGGCGGTTCTGGTCACCGGCGGCAGCCGGGGCGTGGGGGCGGCGACCGCCGTCCGGTTCGCCCGGGAGGGCGCGGACGTGGCCTTCACCTACGTCCAGGGCGAGGACCGGGCCCGCGAGGTCGCCGCGCGCATCGAGGCCGCCGGCGGGAAGGCGCTGGCGCTCCGGGCCGACGCCGGGAGCGCGGGCGACGCGGCCGGCGCGGTGGAGTGGGCCGCGGACGCCCTCGGGCGGCTCGACGTGCTCGTCAACAACGTGGGCGTCGGGGTGCTCGGCCCGCTGGAGACGCTGACCCTGGCCGAGGTCGACCGGGTGCTCGCGGTCAACGTCCGCGCGGCCTTCCTGGCCTCGCAGGCGGCCGTCGCGCGGATGGAGCGGGGCGGCCGGATCGTCACCGTCGGCACCTGCATGACGCAGCGGGTCCCCGGCCCCGGCGGCACGCTGTACGCGACGAGCAAGGCGGCGCTGGTCGGCCTGACGAAGGCGCTGGCGCGGGAGCTGGGCGACCGGGGCATCACCGCGAACATCGTCCACCCGGGTCCGACGGACACCGACATGAACCCGGCCGACGGCCCGTACGCGGGACCCCAGATCCAGCTGACCGCCCTCGGCCGCTTCGGCACCGCCGAGGAGGTCGCCGCCGTGGTGACCTTCCTGGCCGGTCCGGACGCGGCGTACGTGACGGGCGCGGAGTTCTCGGTGGACGGCGGGCACGCGGCGTAG
- a CDS encoding ricin-type beta-trefoil lectin domain protein has protein sequence MRRTAALLASVLLAAAAALTAPAAATAAERPAPATVAAQSAATVPGPGGVGSCTESGSSATCTGLDPMQTWSVGGSCASWDWNTNTYTFSQAWSGWVRGDTTTSASCFGTGTWWGGGVSFGPAVPAGPVGQVTGFAGKCLDVRGGSMGNKTPTQIWDCLGNVNQRWKIGTDGTIRAVGVCLDVWDGRTGNGTQVHTGPCNGNVAQQWWVRSDGAIVNTKSGRCLDVRGYDSANGAIVQIWDCNGTSNQLWQLPA, from the coding sequence ATGCGCCGTACCGCCGCACTGTTAGCCTCCGTCCTGCTCGCGGCAGCCGCCGCGCTCACCGCGCCCGCCGCCGCCACCGCCGCCGAGCGCCCGGCCCCCGCCACGGTCGCCGCGCAGTCCGCGGCGACCGTCCCGGGCCCCGGCGGCGTCGGGAGCTGTACCGAGTCCGGCTCGTCCGCCACCTGCACCGGCCTCGACCCGATGCAGACCTGGAGCGTCGGGGGATCCTGCGCGAGCTGGGACTGGAACACCAACACGTACACCTTCTCCCAGGCCTGGAGCGGCTGGGTCAGGGGTGACACCACCACCTCCGCGAGCTGCTTCGGCACGGGCACGTGGTGGGGCGGCGGCGTCTCGTTCGGGCCCGCGGTCCCGGCCGGCCCGGTCGGGCAGGTCACCGGCTTCGCGGGCAAGTGCCTGGACGTGCGCGGCGGCAGCATGGGCAACAAGACGCCCACCCAGATCTGGGACTGCCTCGGCAACGTCAACCAGAGATGGAAGATCGGCACCGACGGCACCATCCGCGCCGTCGGCGTGTGCCTGGACGTCTGGGACGGCCGCACCGGCAACGGCACCCAGGTGCACACCGGCCCCTGCAACGGCAACGTCGCCCAGCAGTGGTGGGTCCGGAGCGACGGCGCGATCGTCAACACCAAGTCCGGCCGCTGCCTGGACGTCCGGGGCTACGACAGCGCCAACGGTGCCATCGTGCAGATCTGGGACTGCAACGGCACCTCGAACCAGCTGTGGCAGCTGCCCGCCTGA
- a CDS encoding response regulator, producing MTIRLLIVDDDPLVRGGLTLMLGGAEDIEIVGEGADGAEVPGLVERHAPDVVLMDIRMPRVDGLTATERLRAAAGAPEVVVLTTFHADEQVLRALRAGAAGFVLKDTPPAEIVTAVRRVAAGEPVLSPAVTRQLMSHVAANPHEPPRRTTAAERLALLADREREVALAVGQGRSNAEIAAALYMGVPTVKTHVSRILAKLGLNNRVQIALLVHDAGLLDLPDGEDRA from the coding sequence ATGACCATCCGCCTGCTCATCGTCGACGACGACCCCCTGGTCCGCGGGGGCCTCACCCTCATGCTCGGCGGCGCCGAGGACATCGAGATCGTCGGCGAGGGAGCCGACGGGGCCGAGGTGCCCGGACTCGTCGAGCGGCACGCCCCCGACGTCGTCCTCATGGACATCCGGATGCCGCGGGTCGACGGCCTCACCGCCACCGAACGGCTGCGCGCCGCGGCCGGCGCCCCCGAGGTCGTCGTCCTCACCACCTTCCACGCCGACGAGCAGGTGCTGCGCGCCCTGCGGGCCGGGGCCGCCGGCTTCGTCCTCAAGGACACCCCGCCCGCCGAGATCGTCACCGCCGTCCGCCGGGTCGCCGCCGGCGAGCCCGTGCTGTCCCCGGCCGTCACCCGGCAGCTGATGAGCCACGTCGCCGCGAACCCGCACGAGCCGCCCCGCCGCACCACCGCCGCCGAGCGCCTGGCCCTGCTCGCCGACCGCGAGCGCGAGGTCGCCCTCGCCGTCGGACAGGGCCGCTCCAACGCCGAGATCGCCGCCGCGCTCTACATGGGCGTCCCCACCGTCAAGACCCACGTCTCGCGGATCCTGGCCAAACTCGGCCTCAACAACCGTGTCCAGATCGCGCTGCTCGTCCACGACGCCGGACTGCTCGATCTTCCCGACGGCGAGGACCGTGCCTAG
- a CDS encoding sensor histidine kinase: MTRTARPERLTWLLPSHLVEAAGTETSGPRGRPRRTVRDWIVDTTIFLLAAFVGLLAAETSVKYSSEPVALTDQIVGGLACCALWLRRRWPTGLAVTLSAVSVVAPTASGAVLASLFSVAVRRPFREVAWIGALAAAASVVQVFVRPDPTINVVVAICLGIVLILLVTAWGMLVRSRRQLVEALRDRALRAEAEAELRFEQAQRLAREAIAREMHDVLAHRLTLLSVHAGALEFRPDAPPEQVARAAGVIRDSAHEALQDLREIIGVLRAPGEEAADRPQPTLATLDTLVEEVREAGMRVVLDNAVTDPGSVPASTGRTVYRIVQEALTNARKHAPGTEVTLILRGRRGEGLTVEVRNPAPTGPVPAVPGSGQGLIGLTERATLAGGRMEHGPTPEGGFALRAWLPWPA; encoded by the coding sequence ATGACACGCACGGCACGCCCGGAGCGGCTCACCTGGCTGCTCCCCTCCCACCTGGTCGAGGCCGCCGGGACCGAGACCTCCGGTCCGCGGGGCCGGCCGCGGCGCACCGTGCGGGACTGGATCGTCGACACCACGATCTTCCTGCTCGCCGCCTTCGTCGGGCTGCTCGCGGCCGAGACCAGCGTCAAGTACAGCAGCGAGCCGGTCGCCCTCACCGACCAGATCGTCGGCGGCCTCGCCTGCTGCGCGCTCTGGCTGCGCCGCCGCTGGCCCACCGGGCTCGCCGTCACCCTCTCCGCGGTCAGCGTCGTCGCACCCACCGCGAGCGGCGCCGTCCTCGCGAGCCTGTTCAGCGTCGCCGTACGGCGCCCCTTCCGCGAGGTCGCCTGGATCGGCGCCCTCGCCGCGGCCGCCTCCGTGGTCCAGGTCTTCGTCCGGCCCGACCCCACGATCAACGTCGTCGTCGCCATATGCCTCGGCATCGTCCTGATCCTCCTCGTCACCGCCTGGGGCATGCTGGTCCGCTCCCGCCGCCAGCTCGTCGAGGCACTGCGCGACCGGGCCCTGCGCGCCGAGGCCGAGGCCGAACTCCGCTTCGAGCAGGCCCAGCGGCTCGCCCGGGAGGCCATCGCCCGCGAGATGCACGACGTCCTCGCGCACCGGCTCACCCTGCTCAGCGTGCACGCCGGCGCCCTGGAGTTCCGGCCCGACGCCCCGCCCGAACAGGTCGCCCGCGCCGCCGGGGTGATCCGCGACAGCGCCCACGAGGCCCTCCAGGACCTGCGCGAGATCATCGGCGTGCTGCGCGCCCCGGGGGAGGAGGCCGCCGACCGGCCCCAGCCCACCCTCGCCACCCTCGACACCCTGGTCGAGGAGGTCCGCGAGGCCGGGATGCGGGTCGTCCTCGACAACGCCGTCACCGACCCCGGCTCCGTCCCCGCCTCCACCGGCCGCACGGTCTACCGGATCGTCCAGGAGGCCCTGACCAACGCCCGCAAACACGCCCCCGGCACCGAGGTCACCCTCATCCTGCGCGGCCGCCGGGGCGAAGGGCTGACCGTCGAGGTCCGCAACCCCGCCCCCACCGGACCCGTCCCGGCGGTCCCCGGCTCCGGACAGGGCCTCATCGGACTGACCGAGCGCGCCACCCTCGCCGGTGGCCGGATGGAGCACGGCCCCACCCCCGAGGGCGGGTTCGCCCTGCGCGCCTGGCTACCGTGGCCCGCATGA
- the allB gene encoding allantoinase AllB, whose translation MDVNLVLRSTRVITPEGTRAASIAVAGGTIAAVLPYDAEVPAGARLEDVGDDVVLPGLVDTHVHVNDPGRTEWEGFWTATRAAAAGGITTLVDMPLNSLPPTTTVDNLRVKQDVARPKAHIDTGFWGGALPDNVKDLRPLHDAGVFGFKCFLSPSGVDEFPQLDQDQLAASLAEIAGFDGLMIVHAEDPHELAAAPQKSGEKYADFLASRPRVAENTAIENLINQARRLGARVHVLHLSSSDALPLIAAAKAEGVRITVESCPHFLTLTAEEVPDGATEFKCCPPIREEANQDLLWQGLADGTIDCIVSDHSPSTADLKTPDFASAWGGISSLQLGLPAIWTEARRRGHDLTDVARWMSEAPAKLAGLAQKGAIEAGRDADFAVVDPDATFTVDPAELQHRNRVTAYAGRTLYGVVTSTWLRGERIADRGTLAEPSGRLLERNN comes from the coding sequence GTGGACGTCAACCTGGTCCTGCGCTCGACGCGCGTCATCACTCCCGAGGGGACGCGCGCCGCGTCGATCGCCGTCGCCGGCGGGACGATCGCGGCCGTGCTGCCGTACGACGCCGAGGTACCCGCCGGCGCCCGGCTGGAGGACGTCGGCGACGACGTCGTCCTGCCCGGACTCGTCGACACCCACGTCCACGTGAACGACCCCGGCCGCACCGAGTGGGAGGGCTTCTGGACCGCCACCCGCGCCGCGGCCGCCGGCGGCATCACCACCCTCGTCGACATGCCGCTCAACTCGCTGCCGCCCACCACCACGGTCGACAACCTCCGGGTCAAGCAGGACGTCGCCCGCCCCAAGGCGCACATCGACACCGGCTTCTGGGGCGGCGCGCTGCCCGACAATGTCAAGGACCTGCGCCCGCTGCACGACGCCGGAGTCTTCGGCTTCAAGTGCTTCCTCTCGCCGTCCGGCGTCGACGAGTTCCCGCAGCTCGACCAGGACCAGCTGGCCGCCTCGCTCGCCGAGATCGCCGGCTTCGACGGTCTGATGATCGTCCACGCCGAGGACCCGCACGAGCTGGCCGCCGCCCCGCAGAAGTCGGGCGAGAAGTACGCGGACTTCCTCGCCTCCCGGCCGCGCGTCGCCGAGAACACCGCGATCGAGAACCTGATCAACCAGGCGCGCCGGCTGGGCGCCCGCGTCCACGTGCTGCACCTCTCCTCCTCCGACGCGCTGCCGCTGATCGCCGCAGCCAAGGCCGAGGGCGTCCGCATCACCGTCGAGTCCTGCCCGCACTTCCTCACCCTCACGGCCGAGGAGGTCCCGGACGGCGCCACCGAGTTCAAGTGCTGCCCGCCGATCCGCGAGGAGGCCAACCAGGACCTGCTCTGGCAGGGCCTGGCCGACGGCACCATCGACTGCATCGTCTCGGACCACTCGCCGTCCACCGCCGACCTCAAGACCCCGGACTTCGCCTCCGCCTGGGGCGGCATCTCCTCCCTCCAGCTCGGCCTGCCCGCCATCTGGACCGAGGCCCGCCGCCGCGGCCACGACCTCACCGACGTGGCCCGCTGGATGTCCGAGGCGCCGGCCAAGCTCGCGGGCCTCGCGCAGAAGGGCGCCATCGAGGCCGGCCGCGACGCCGACTTCGCCGTGGTCGACCCGGACGCCACCTTCACCGTCGACCCGGCGGAGCTCCAGCACCGCAACCGGGTCACCGCCTACGCGGGCCGCACCCTGTACGGCGTCGTCACCTCCACCTGGCTGCGCGGAGAGCGGATCGCCGACCGCGGCACCCTCGCCGAGCCCTCCGGCCGCCTCCTCGAAAGGAACAACTGA
- the alc gene encoding allantoicase: MSSIPSFTGDASPYGGGDPYADYRTSDFPFTQYADLADRRLGAGVIAANDEFFAERENLLKPEAAEFDPEHFGHKGKIMDGWETRRRRGVSAAVPHPTEDDHDWALVRLGAPGVVRGIVVDTAHFRGNYPQAVSVEAASVAGSPSPEELLADDVKWTTLVPRTAVGGHAANGFAVDVEQRFTHLRVNQHPDGGIARLRVYGEVAPDPRWLGVLGTFDLAALENGGRVEDASDRFYSPATNTIQPGRSRKMDDGWETRRRRDKGNDWIRYGLAAESEIRAVEIDTAYLKGNSAGWAALSVAAEGSEEWTEILPRTRLQPDTNHRFVLDVPAVGSRVRIDIFPDGGISRLRLFGSLTEAGTARLTARHQELGG; the protein is encoded by the coding sequence GTGTCGTCCATACCCAGCTTCACCGGTGACGCCAGCCCCTACGGCGGCGGCGACCCGTACGCCGACTACCGCACGTCGGACTTCCCCTTCACCCAGTACGCGGACCTCGCCGACCGCCGCCTCGGCGCGGGCGTCATCGCCGCCAACGACGAGTTCTTCGCCGAGCGCGAGAACCTGCTGAAGCCCGAGGCCGCCGAGTTCGACCCCGAGCACTTCGGCCACAAGGGCAAGATCATGGACGGCTGGGAGACCCGCCGCCGCCGCGGCGTCTCCGCCGCCGTGCCGCACCCCACCGAGGACGACCACGACTGGGCCCTCGTACGGCTCGGCGCCCCCGGCGTCGTCCGCGGCATCGTCGTCGACACCGCCCACTTCCGCGGCAACTACCCGCAGGCCGTCTCCGTCGAGGCCGCCTCCGTGGCCGGCTCGCCCTCGCCCGAGGAACTGCTCGCCGACGACGTGAAGTGGACGACGCTCGTCCCGCGCACCGCCGTCGGCGGCCACGCCGCGAACGGCTTCGCCGTCGACGTCGAGCAGCGCTTCACCCACCTGCGGGTCAACCAGCACCCGGACGGCGGCATCGCCCGCCTCCGCGTGTACGGCGAGGTCGCCCCCGACCCGCGGTGGCTCGGCGTGCTCGGCACCTTCGACCTCGCGGCCCTGGAGAACGGCGGCCGGGTCGAGGACGCCTCCGACCGCTTCTACTCCCCGGCCACCAACACCATCCAGCCCGGCCGCTCGCGCAAGATGGACGACGGCTGGGAGACCCGCCGCCGCCGCGACAAGGGCAACGACTGGATCCGCTACGGCCTCGCCGCCGAGTCCGAGATCCGCGCCGTCGAGATCGACACCGCGTACCTCAAGGGCAACAGCGCCGGCTGGGCCGCCCTCTCCGTGGCCGCCGAGGGCTCCGAGGAGTGGACCGAGATCCTGCCCCGGACCCGCCTCCAGCCCGACACCAACCACCGCTTCGTGCTCGACGTGCCGGCCGTCGGCTCCCGGGTGCGGATCGACATCTTCCCCGACGGCGGCATCTCCCGCCTCCGTCTCTTCGGCTCCCTCACCGAGGCGGGCACGGCGCGGCTGACCGCCCGCCACCAGGAGCTGGGCGGCTGA
- a CDS encoding DMT family transporter: MSSYAVPVSLGAPRRAWLTDLPVLVVAVVWGTSYLAAKGITTTHTVIAVLVLRFAVVLPVLVAAGWSRLRALTAAQWRGAGTLGLILAGIFLLETYGVVHTSATNAGLIISLTMVLTPLAEAAVTRRKPPRAFLAAAGLSVAGVVLLTQGGGFTAPSLGDLLMLLAAFARTVHVLAMSRIKAVRSADSLSLTTVQLGSAVAVFAVLAAVPGTGASPWTVALGFGAREWAGLLFLSVFCTLFAFFVQMWAVRRTSPSRVSLLLGTEPLWAAAAGIALAGDRPGVLGLAGAVLVLAGTGWGRRAADEAADRAADRAADRAADRSAG, encoded by the coding sequence GTGTCCTCGTACGCCGTACCCGTGTCCCTCGGCGCGCCCCGCCGCGCCTGGCTCACCGACCTGCCCGTCCTCGTGGTCGCGGTCGTGTGGGGCACCAGCTACCTCGCCGCCAAGGGCATCACCACCACCCACACCGTCATCGCGGTGCTGGTCCTGCGCTTCGCGGTGGTGCTGCCCGTCCTCGTGGCGGCCGGATGGAGCCGGCTGCGGGCCCTGACCGCCGCCCAGTGGCGCGGGGCGGGGACCCTGGGCCTGATCCTCGCCGGGATCTTCCTCCTGGAGACCTACGGGGTGGTCCACACCTCCGCCACCAACGCGGGCCTGATCATCAGCCTCACCATGGTCCTCACCCCGCTGGCCGAGGCCGCCGTCACCCGCCGGAAGCCGCCCCGCGCCTTCCTCGCCGCCGCCGGACTCTCCGTCGCGGGCGTGGTGCTGCTGACGCAGGGCGGCGGGTTCACCGCCCCCTCCCTCGGGGACCTGCTGATGCTGCTCGCGGCGTTCGCCCGCACCGTGCACGTCCTCGCGATGTCCCGGATCAAGGCCGTCCGCAGCGCGGACTCGCTCTCCCTGACCACCGTCCAGCTCGGCTCCGCCGTCGCCGTCTTCGCCGTGCTGGCGGCCGTGCCCGGCACCGGGGCCTCGCCCTGGACCGTGGCGCTCGGCTTCGGCGCGCGCGAATGGGCCGGGCTGCTCTTCCTCTCCGTCTTCTGCACGCTCTTCGCCTTCTTCGTGCAGATGTGGGCGGTGCGCCGGACCTCCCCGTCCCGGGTCAGCCTGCTGCTCGGCACCGAGCCCCTGTGGGCGGCCGCCGCCGGCATCGCCCTCGCCGGCGACCGCCCGGGCGTCCTCGGCCTCGCGGGCGCGGTCCTCGTCCTGGCGGGCACCGGCTGGGGCCGCCGGGCGGCGGACGAGGCGGCGGACCGGGCGGCGGACCGGGCGGCCGACCGAGCGGCCGACCGGTCCGCCGGATAG
- a CDS encoding PaaI family thioesterase: MSLDPRTAQKILDAQPFSRLLGARITAFGEGEATLELDIREELHQQNGFVHGGVLSCAADNALTFAAGAALGPAVLTAGFSIQYVRPARGTLLRARASVVHAGRRQAVVRCDLLTVDADADGAAADGGTETLCAVAQGTVLSTAT, from the coding sequence ATGAGCCTCGACCCGCGGACGGCGCAGAAGATCCTGGACGCCCAGCCCTTCAGCCGGCTCCTCGGCGCCCGGATCACCGCCTTCGGCGAGGGCGAGGCGACCCTGGAGCTCGACATCCGCGAGGAACTGCACCAGCAGAACGGGTTCGTCCACGGCGGGGTCCTCTCCTGCGCCGCCGACAACGCGCTCACCTTCGCCGCCGGCGCCGCGCTGGGCCCGGCCGTGCTGACCGCGGGCTTCTCCATCCAGTACGTCCGCCCGGCCCGCGGCACGCTCCTGCGCGCCCGCGCCTCGGTGGTGCACGCGGGCCGCCGTCAGGCGGTCGTCCGCTGCGACTTGCTCACCGTGGACGCGGATGCCGACGGGGCCGCCGCCGACGGCGGTACGGAGACCCTGTGCGCGGTGGCCCAGGGGACGGTGCTGTCGACGGCCACCTGA